A part of Heliangelus exortis chromosome 3, bHelExo1.hap1, whole genome shotgun sequence genomic DNA contains:
- the TOMM20 gene encoding mitochondrial import receptor subunit TOM20 homolog, which translates to MMVGRTSAIAAGLCGALFIGYCIYFDRKRRSDPNFKNRLRERRKKQKLAKERAGLSKLPDLKDAEAVQKFFLEEIQLGEELLAQGEYEKGVDHLTNAIAVCGQPQQLLQVLQQTLPPPVFQMLLTKLPTISQRIVSAQCLAEDDVE; encoded by the exons ATGATGGTGGGCAGGACCAGCGCCATCGCGGCGGGGCTCTGCGGGGCCCTTTTCATCGGCTACTGCATCTACTTCGACCGCAAGAGGCGGAGCGACCCCAATTTCAAGAACCGGCTGCGGGAGC gaaggaagaaacagaagcttGCCAAAGAGAGAGCAGGGCTTTCCAAG CTGCCTGATCTGAAAGATGCTGAAGCAGTTCAGAAGTTTTTCCTGGAGGAGATCCAGCTTGGCGAGGAACTACTAGCTCAAg GTGAATATGAGAAAGGTGTTGATCACTTGACCAATGCCATTGCTGTGTGTGGACAGCCCCAGCAGCTACTACAAGTTCTACAGCAGACTCTTCCACCACCAGTGTTTCAGATGCTTCTAACTAAGCTCCCTACAATAAGCCAG AGAATTGTAAGTGCACAGTGCTTGGCTGAAGATGATGTTGAATGA